From the genome of Lutzomyia longipalpis isolate SR_M1_2022 chromosome 2, ASM2433408v1, one region includes:
- the LOC129789212 gene encoding uncharacterized protein K02A2.6-like has product MSNHEIFAELTDAINRMIDMRLSGAVKTEGHGASEVSVDALARSITPFTYAPENNMTFDVWYGRYKSTFLEDGRNLDDPGRVRLLLRRLDNAAYARYSNLLRPVDPATIPFDDTVQRLTKLFGKGESLFSTRRKCLQFVMKESVDWATHGGLVNSICEDFRLAECTADQFKALIFCISIQSDKHIFVREQLLTRLETEPADRINVEFLIDEAQRLSNMKKDARLDITPANVSALQKTRKSTNSQSDRPSRPCYLCGDMHWVRDCTHTNTKCKDCGKIGHKSGYCPPQRTQDNGGSTGKGKKKFFKKKKSSANTNVVYAPHPRGRKFLTPRINGRLIEFQLDCAADVSLVSRSTWEELGKPLLRESSMNVTDAQSNRMPILGEFDCDVVLRGKKIRGRCMVVGGRTSNLFGIEWIAELGLWDVAPSAYCHAVQGEFDTASAVKEIRESFPGVFGREIGKCTRITASIHLKPNAKPIFRPKRPVAFHMLPVVDEELQRLQSSGIITPVEYSPWAAPIVVARKSNGTIRICGDYSSGLNESIEMNNYPIPDPDSLFSRLSNKSVFSHIDLSDAYLQVPMDIESSNLLTIHTPRGLFRFNRLPPGIKSAPGIFQEVVERMLQGIPDVICYFDDICVASSSPEAHFSTLKTVFQRLKDFNFRVRLEKYPDKCDAIKRMPAPKNVQELRSFLGAIQFWGKFVKGMSELRKPMDDLLKKNARWKWTQQCQKAFIRFKEILTSDLLLTHYDPHLPITIASDASSHAMGCVAYHEYPDGTLKAFYHASRKMTDAEMGYSQIEKEALGIIFAVKKFHRFIYGRNFTLLTDHKPLLSIFGSKKGIPVHTANRLQRWALILLGYDFTIKYTSTTSFGHADVLSRLINNHRQPDDEVIIAQILDEEYDNVVVQEVTTQLPVNFQMIKDATAASRDLQLLIGYIKGGWPPSQKSIKSREVARYFKIRDALSIIKDCVFYRDRVVVPETFRSKILAQLHEAHPGMSRMKALARSYVFWPGLDEDVETKVRHCSDCATASRSPVKTNLASWPLSTGPWQRIHLDYAKYKGDYFLLVIDAYSKWPEVFRTSSTTTTITIQKLVEVFARHGLPEVIVSDNGTQFVSDEFQEFCRLNGIQHIRTCPYSPASNGQCERLVDTLKRSLEKQSAQKIDTALQRFLANYRVTPNDYAPAGKSPSEVMYGRKVRTIFDLLKERPKEPLQRNEKMERDYNKKHGTKQSSFSKGEEIYAKKFAQGGKWKWVPGKIIERRGTVTYNVRLSDGLIIRSHVNQLKRRFSETPDTPADTSSSDLPIFAPSSVPLLSQVQPQHSPQPESSRRSSASETPVLPQPSRTPQKTPKDPPAEVQSPIAGPSRATPPRVTPPQPSPRMSLQSNPPQSAITISSDTEDSATTPYEDTVTTPERSNAGQSEDVEDNPATPDHSPELERPAPPTPLYRRLRARPYRISERFKNREDRQDEPSAP; this is encoded by the coding sequence ATGTCGAACCACGAGATTTTTGCGGAGCTCACTGATGCCATCAACCGGATGATCGACATGAGGTTAAGCGGAGCCGTCAAAACGGAAGGTCATGGGGCCTCCGAAGTCTCCGTTGATGCTTTGGCGCGCTCGATTACGCCCTTTACCTATGCTCCGGAAAACAATATGACCTTCGATGTGTGGTATGGCAGATACAAATCCACATTTCTCGAGGATGGTCGCAATCTCGATGATCCAGGGCGAGTAAGACTCCTCCTGCGCAGACTGGATAACGCAGCTTACGCGAGATATTCCAATCTTCTGCGCCCCGTCGACCCAGCCACGATTCCCTTCGATGACACCGTCCAGAGACTCACAAAGCTCTTTGGAAAAGGGGAATCTCTCTTCAGTACACGTCGCAAATGTCTGCAATTCGTGATGAAGGAATCTGTCGACTGGGCCACGCATGGAGGGCTTGTGAACAGCATCTGCGAGGATTTTAGATTAGCTGAGTGCACAGCGGATCAGTTCAAGGCCTTGATTTTCTGTATCAGCATACAAAGTGACAAACATATCTTTGTAAGGGAACAGCTGCTGACACGCCTTGAAACTGAGCCCGCCGACAGGATCAACGTGGAGTTTTTGATCGACGAAGCGCAGCGACTCTCGAATATGAAGAAGGATGCCCGCCTGGATATCACCCCTGCAAATGTCAGTGCTCTCCAGAAGACCCGTAAGTCCACCAACTCACAATCTGATCGCCCCTCACGTCCATGCTATCTATGTGGCGACATGCATTGGGTGCGTGACTGTACCCACACCaatacaaaatgcaaagattGTGGGAAAATCGGCCACAAGTCGGGCTACTGCCCACCTCAACGTACTCAGGACAACGGAGGAAGCACTGGGAAGGGCaagaagaagtttttcaagaagaagaaatcatcAGCAAACACCAACGTAGTTTATGCTCCTCACCCGAGGGGTAGAAAATTTCTAACACCGCGGATCAATGGGCGTCTTATCGAATTCCAATTGGATTGCGCCGCGGATGTTTCGTTGGTATCAAGGAGTACTTGGGAGGAGCTCGGAAAGCCTCTTCTCAGAGAGTCATCCATGAACGTTACGGATGCTCAGTCCAATCGGATGCCCATACTAGGCGAATTTGATTGCGATGTTGTACTCCGTGGGAAGAAAATTCGTGGGCGTTGTATGGTCGTTGGTGGACGAACGTCGAATTTGTTCGGAATCGAGTGGATCGCTGAACTCGGTCTTTGGGATGTAGCACCGAGTGCCTACTGCCACGCTGTCCAAGGAGAATTTGACACGGCGAGCGCTGTCAAGGAAATCCGGGAATCTTTTCCGGGAGTTTTTGGACGTGAGATCGGGAAATGCACACGCATCACTGCTTCCATCCACCTGAAACCCAACGCAAAGCCCATTTTTCGCCCAAAGCGTCCGGTTGCTTTTCATATGCTGCCAGTGGTAGACGAAGAACTGCAGCGTCTGCAGTCATCAGGGATTATTACTCCAGTCGAATATTCCCCATGGGCCGCACCCATCGTCGTGGCACGCAAATCAAATGGAACAATCCGGATATGTGGCGATTATTCAAGTGGCCTCAATGAGTCGATTGAAATGAATAACTATCCTATTCCCGACCCTGATAGTTTATTCAGCCGCTTGTCAAACAAGAGCGTTTTCAGCCACATCGACTTGTCCGATGCATATCTACAAGTGCCCATGGATATTGAGTCGAGCAATCTACTCACTATTCACACTCCCCGAGGACTTTTCCGGTTCAATCGCCTCCCACCTGGCATCAAAAGCGCGCCCGGAATTTTTCAAGAGGTGGTTGAGCGCATGCTCCAAGGAATACCGGATGTGATATGCTATTTCGACGATATCTGTGTCGCAAGTTCGTCCCCAGAAGCACATTTCTCGACACTCAAAACCGTTTTTCAACGTTTGAAGGATTTCAACTTCCGTGTCCGCCTTGAGAAATATCCGGACAAATGTGACGCTATTAAACGGATGCCTGCTCCGAAAAATGTCCAGGAACTACGTAGCTTTCTGGGGGCAATTCAATTTTGGGGAAAGTTTGTGAAGGGCATGAGTGAACTACGCAAACCAATGGACGACCTCCTCAAGAAGAATGCTAGATGGAAATGGACTCAACAATGTCAGAAAGCTTTTATTCGCTTCAAGGAAATTCTGACATCCGATCTGCTGCTTACGCACTACGACCCACATCTGCCTATCACCATAGCTTCGGACGCTTCATCACACGCTATGGGCTGCGTGGCATACCACGAATATCCTGATGGGACATTGAAGGCATTCTACCATGCCTCCCGCAAGATGACAGACGCAGAAATGGGGTACAGCCAGATTGAGAAAGAAGCGCTTGGGATTATTTTCGCTGTAAAGAAATTCCACCGTTTCATTTATGGCCGGAACTTCACGCTCTTAACCGACCATAAGCCCCTACTGTCCATTTTTGGTAGCAAAAAGGGCATACCGGTTCACACCGCGAATCGTCTCCAGAGATGGGCCCTCATACTCTTGGGATACGATTTCACCATCAAATACACatccaccaccagttttggGCATGCTGACGTATTGTCCAGGCTTATCAACAATCACCGGCAACCTGACGATGAGGTGATCATTGCACAAATTCTCGATGAGGAGTACGACAACGTGGTAGTCCAGGAAGTGACCACCCAACTGcctgtgaattttcaaatgatcaAGGACGCTACCGCTGCCTCAAGGGACCTACAATTGTTGATTGGATACATCAAGGGTGGATGGCCGCCTTCCCAGAAGTCCATCAAATCTCGGGAAGTAGCTCGTTATTTCAAGATACGTGATGCTTTGTCAATTATTAAAGATTGTGTCTTTTACAGGGACCGTGTGGTGGTACCAGAGACATTCCGGAGCAAGATTCTCGCACAGCTTCACGAGGCGCACCCTGGCATGTCACGCATGAAAGCCTTGGCCCGCAGTTACGTTTTTTGGCCAGGCTTGGATGAAGATGTTGAGACGAAAGTGCGCCACTGCTCCGATTGTGCCACCGCATCCCGGTCCCCTGTCAAGACCAATCTTGCATCATGGCCGTTGTCCACTGGCCCATGGCAACGGATACACTTGGACTACGCCAAGTACAAGGGAGATTATTTTCTGCTCGTCATCGACGCTTATTCGAAATGGCCAGAAGTATTCCGTACATCTTCAACGACAACAACTATCACCATTCAGAAGCTTGTGGAAGTTTTTGCCCGACATGGTCTTCCGGAAGTCATCGTTAGTGATAATGGGACGCAATTTGTCAGCGATGAGTTTCAAGAGTTTTGTCGTCTCAACGGAATACAGCATATTCGCACCTGCCCCTACTCCCCAGCAAGCAATGGGCAGTGCGAACGACTAGTGGATACTCTCAAGCGATCCCTGGAAAAGCAATCTGCGCAGAAAATCGACACGGCACTTCAGAGATTTCTGGCCAACTACCGTGTGACTCCCAATGATTACGCGCCTGCAGGGAAATCTCCATCAGAAGTTATGTATGGCCGCAAGGTACGTACAATCTTTGATCTCCTGAAAGAGCGTCCCAAGGAGCCCCTGCAACGCAATGAGAAGATGGAGAGAGACTACAATAAGAAGCATGGCACGAAACAGAGTTCCTTCTCGAAGGGGGAGGAGATCTATGCGAAGAAATTTGCACAAGGGGGTAAATGGAAGTGGGTTCCTGGCAAAATCATTGAACGTCGTGGGACGGTTACTTACAATGTGCGGCTCAGTGATGGACTCATCATCAGGTCTCATGtgaatcaactcaagcgccgTTTTAGTGAGACGCCAGACACACCTGCTGATACATCATCGTCTGATTTGCCAATTTTTGCACCCTCTTCCGTGCCATTACTCTCTCAAGTACAGCCTCAACACTCGCCACAGCCAGAATCTTCACGTAGATCGAGTGCTTCTGAGACTCCTGTACTTCCACAGCCTTCTCGAACTCCACAAAAGACACCGAAAGATCCACCTGCCGAAGTTCAATCACCAATAGCTGGCCCTTCTCGTGCAACGCCGCCACGAGTTACACCCCCACAACCATCTCCGCGTATGTCACTGCAAAGCAATCCACCGCAATCTGCTATCACTATTAGTTCGGACACTGAGGATTCTGCTACGACGCCTTATGAGGACACAGTGACTACTCCTGAAAGAAGCAACGCGGGACAAAGTGAGGATGTTGAGGATAATCCAGCTACTCCAGATCATTCCCCGGAACTTGAGCGTCCAGCTCCACCTACACCATTGTACCGTCGCTTGCGTGCACGACCGTACAGGATCAGCGAGCGTTTCAAGAACCGAGAGGATCGTCAGGATGAACCTTCCGCTCCTTAG